The following coding sequences lie in one Gadus macrocephalus chromosome 1, ASM3116895v1 genomic window:
- the fam110a gene encoding protein FAM110A, whose amino-acid sequence MPVETLPSPLRQSVRMSLTPPRLRPKAPLGPAFNRPSPLPAPRPRQSAVERLEADKAKYVKSQVALSKQQPVHAAEPRKAPLNPPTVSSSSGSSRGSSALQPTRKAPSQAGAQQTGVPLNLEHLSNLISGVNDRPAPAAPTPTAAGEGRSRGGPTRGSPLRGPIRAEHREVRSSPPPATPDWSSPAKVRLKACGPVKPEAPQSQDAALPPATATIRRVDVVPQSRNQRKPPARPMQYMRQPLYPMTWQGLHPLRPATSNLGLFPQRSPLAPPTPLKPLRAPPQADLAATPPGQPPAPPPRTSSSSSSAPPPPPPGLLPPPLQSSSPLVFPPSSPAVTRLSSSSSRKRPSLTRSKSDMSDRCSRAGTELERFFNLCGLDPSEVQELAVGPGSDIVSLARFRSASAPGSECQEGEEEEDDAEEGGGAARVPYGVSVIERNARVIKWLYNIRQEAKDSKSTNM is encoded by the coding sequence ATGCCTGTGGAGACTCTCCCGTCCCCGCTGAGACAGTCGGTGAGGATGTCCCTGACGCCGCCTCGCCTGCGACCCAAGGCCCCGCTGGGGCCGGCATTCAACCGCCCCAGCCCCCTGCCGGCCCCCAGACCCAGGCAGAGTGCCGTGGAGAGGCTGGAGGCGGACAAGGCCAAGTACGTCAAGAGCCAGGTGGCCCTGTCCAAGCAGCAGCCCGTCCACGCCGCCGAGCCCCGGAAGGCCCCGCTGAACCCCCCCaccgtcagcagcagcagcggtagTAGCCGCGGCAGCAGTGCCCTGCAGCCCACCAGGAAGGCCCCGTCCCAGGCCGGCGCGCAGCAGACCGGCGTCCCCCTCAACCTGGAGCACCTCAGCAACCTGATCAGCGGCGTGAACGACaggcccgcccccgccgccccgacCCCCACTGCCGCCGGCGAGGGCAGGAGCCGCGGGGGTCCGACCCGCGGCTCGCCGCTCCGGGGCCCCATCAGAGCAGAGCACCGCGAGGTCcggtcctctccccctcctgcgACCCCCGACTGGTCCAGTCCCGCTAAGGTGCGGTTAAAAGCCTGCGGCCCGGTGAAGCCAGAGGCCCCTCAGAGCCAGGACGCGGCGTTGCCCCCGGCGACGGCGACCATCCGCAGAGTGGACGTGGTCCCCCAGTCCCGGAACCAGAGGAAGCCCCCGGCCCGCCCAATGCAGTACATGCGACAGCCGCTCTACCCCATGACCTGGCAGGGCCTGCACCCCCTCCGCCCGGCCACCTCCAACCTGGGGCTGTTCCCCCAGAGGTCCCCGCTGGCGCCCCCCACGCCCCTGAAGCCCCTCCGCGCGCCTCCTCAAGCCGACCTGGCCGCCACGCCTCCCGGCcaaccaccagcacctcctccgaggacctcctcctcctcctcctccgctcctcctcctcctccacccgggctgctccctccccctctccagtcCTCCAGCCCCCTCGTCTTCCCCCCGTCCTCCCCGGCCGTCACCCGTCTGTCCTCGTCCAGCTCCAGGAAGCGTCCCTCGCTGACGCGCTCCAAGTCGGACATGAGCGACCGCTGCTCGCGGGCCGGCACGGAGCTGGAGCGCTTCTTCAACCTGTGCGGCCTGGACCCCTCGGAGGTGCAGGAGCTGGCCGTGGGGCCCGGCTCGGACATCGTCTCCTTGGCCCGCTTCCGCAGCGCCAGCGCTCCGGGGTCGGAGtgccaggagggggaggaggaagaggacgacgcCGAGGAAGGGGGCGGAGCCGCCCGCGTGCCGTACGGCGTTTCGGTCATCGAGAGGAACGCCAGAGTCATCAAGTGGCTGTACAATATCCGCCAGGAGGCCAAGGACAGTAAGAGCACCAACATGTAG